TCCTCCACAGTGacatgagagactgatcaacaactacaggaagtggttggttggagtcattgcaggtaaaggtggactgatcaacaactacaggaagtggttggttggagtcattgcagctaaaggtggactgatcaacaactacaggaagtggttggagtcactgcagctaaaggtggactgatcaacaactacaggaagtggttggttggagtcactgcagctaaaggtggtctgatcaacaactacaggaagtggttggttggagtcactgcagctaaAGGTGACACAACCACTTATTGAGTGTAaaggggcaattactttttcacacattGGGTGTCGTATAACTTTGTTTCACCCTTGTGTTGTTTCAAATGACCCGCAACTATGCTTAACAGCCGAGAAAACCCCCTAAATGATATTTATAACTTTTCCTAAAGAAAAAGTGAAAGATCGCCTTGGTGCATATTTCCATGATAGCTGTACACCATCAGGGTACAAAGTTTGTCtttagggtcatttttgacccggCAGTTATACAATCATTTGcacaccacaaaaaccacaaagacacagaaacACAATGAGTAATTGAGATTATGTGCTACTGATTGAAcggaagatcaccatggttggcatagttagaaagaacaagcctgagctccccctCCAAACATAATGCTGATCATTATCGCCAAGCAgttattttttttgtttcatcagactggagaacatttctccaaaaagtacgaactttgtccccatgtgcagttgcaaaccgcagtcttaacttttttatggaggttttggagcagtggcttcttccttgctgagcggcctttcaggttatgtcgatataggactcgttttcgtgtagatatagacacttttgcatgtgtttcctccagcatcttcacaaggtcctctgctgttgttctgagattgatttgcacttttcacaccaaagtatgttcatcaccaggagacagaacacgtctccttcctgagtggtatgacgtctacgtggtcccatggtgtttatacttgcgtactattgtttgtacagatgaacgtggtaccttcaggcgtttggaatttgctcccaaggatgaaccaggcttgtgaaggtctaccatttttttctgaggtcttggctgatttcttttgattttcccatgatgtcaagcaacgaggcactgagtttgaaggtaggccttgaaatacatccacaggtacacctccaattgactcaaatgatgtcaatcagcctatcagaagcttctaaagccatgacataatgttctggaattttccaagctgtttaaaggcacagtcaacttagtgtatgtaaacttctgacccactggaattgtgatacagtaaattatatgtgaaataatctgtctgtaaacaattgctggaaaaatgacttgtgtcatgctcaaagtagatgtcctaaccgacttgccaaaattataatttgttaacaagaaatgtgtgaagtggttgaaatAATGAgtcttaatgactccaacctaagtgtatgtaaacttcagacttcaactgtatgtacaccagttctgaaaggccccagagtctgcaacaccactaaggaaggggcaccaccaagcaagcaacaccatgaagaccaaggagctctccaaacaggtcagggacaaagttgtggagaagtacagatcaggattgggttataaaaaaatatcagaaactttgaacatcccacggagcaccattaattaaatccattattaaaaaatggaaagaatgtggtaccacaacaaacctgctaagagagggccgcccaccaaaactcacggaccaggcaaggagggcattaatcagagaggcaacaaagagccCAGAGATAACCCTGAAAGAGCTTCAAAGCTCCACaatggagattggagtatctgtccataggaccactataagccgtacactccacagagctgggctttacggaagagtggccagaaaataaacattgcttaaagaaaaaaataagtaaaCACGTTTGGTGTTAGCCAAACGGTTAGTGGGAGACtcccctgtcacgccctgaccttagttatctttgttttctttattagtttggttaggtcagggtgtgacaaggggtgGTTTGTTGTGTTTGcacctgtctagggtttttgtatgtttatggggttgttttactagtctaggtgttttgtatgtctatggttgtctaaattggttctcaattagaggcagctgtttatcgttgtctcatatttaggcagccatatttctTGGGtaattcgtgggtgattgtctatgtatTAGTTGCCTGTTTGCACTTATTCTATATAGATTCACGTTCGTTTTTGTAAGTTTGTTGAAGTGTTCTTCATTTCATTAAAATAGaagatgtattcacatcacgctgcaccttggtctcattgctataacgaacgtgacatccccaaacatatggaagaaggtactctggtcagatgagactaaaattgagcattTTCGTCATAAAggaaaaacgctatgtctggcgcaaacccaacacctctcatcaccctgagaatcCCAGGGACTGGGGAACTGGTCAGAATGGAGGGAATTATGGATGACGCTAAATAAAGGGAACTGGGACGGAGAGTtgaaactgggacggaggttcaccttccagcaggacaatgacactaagcatactgctaaagaaacacttgagtggtttaatgggaaacatttaaatgtcttggaatggcctagtcaaagcccagacctcaatccaattgagagtcTGTGGTAtgagattgctgtacaccagcggaacccatccaaattgaaggagctggagcagttgtACCTTGAAAAATGGGCAAAATCCTAGTGACTAGAtctgccaagcttatagagacgtagaaagtattgactttgggggaggAGGTGAATAGTTacgcacgctcaagttttccattaaaatattttgcatcttcgaagtggtaggcatgttgtggaAATCAAATGAGACATACCCCACAAAATagattttaattccaggttgtaaggcaacaaaataggaaaaataccaatgggggtgaatactttcacaagccacattatgttcttcacgtttgttttgtatctatcttgttttattcttatttattgttgtttATAGACCTTGTGGGTTGGGCCAATGGTTTGaaaaatgggagaagactagtattttgtagttgaattcctcaGCCGTGTCTTGGTTAGGGATTATATAGATGGGGTATGGAGCAGTATCTGGGTTAGGGATTATATAGATGGGGTATGGAGCAGTATCTGGGTTAGGGATTATATAGACGGGGTATGGAGCAGCATCTGGGTTAGGGATTATATAGACGGGGTATGGAGCAGTATCTGGGTTACGGATTATATAGACGGGGTATGGAGAAGTATCTGGGTTAGGGATTATATAGACTGGGGATAGAGCCATATCTGGGTTAGGGATTATATAGACGGGGTATGGATTATATAGACGGGGTATGGAGCAGTATCTGGGTTAGGGATTATATAGATGGGGTATGGAGCAGTATCTGGGTTAGGGATTATATAGACGGGTATGGAGCAGTATCTGGGTTAGGGATTATATAGACGGGGCATGGAGCAGTATCTGGGTTAGGGATTATATAGACTGGGTATAGAGCCGTATCTGGGTTAGGGATTATATAGACGGGGTATGGAGCAGTATCTGTGTTAGGGATTATATAGACGGGGTATGGAGCCGTATCTGGGTTAGGGATTATATAGACGGGGTATGGAGCAGTATCTGGGTTAGGGATTATATAGACGGGGTATGGAGCCGTATCTGGGTTAGGGATTATATAGACGGGGTATGGAGCAGTATCTGGCTTAGCGATTATATAGACGGGGTATGGAGCCTTATCTGGGTTAGGGATTATATAGACGGGGTATGGAGCAGTATCTGGGTTAGGGATTATATAGACGGGGTATGAAGCAGTATCTGGGTTAGGGATTATATAGACGGGGTATGGAGCAGTATCTGTGTTAGGGATTATATAGACGGGGTATGGAGCCGTATCTGGGTTAGGGATTATATAGACGGGGTATGGAGCCGTATCTGGGTTAGGGATTATATAGACGGGGTATGGTGCAGTATCTGGGTTAGGGATTATATAGACGGGGTATGGAGCAGCATCTGGGTTACGGATTATATAGACGGGGTATGGAGAAGTATCTGGGTTAGGGATTATATAGACTGGGGATAGAGCCATATCTGGGTTAGGGATTATATAGACGGGGTATGGATTATATAGACGGGGTATGGAGCAGTATCTGGGTTAGGGATTATATAGATGGGGTATGGAGCAGTATCTGGGTTAGGGATTATATAGACGGGTATGGAGCAGTATCTGGGTTAGGGATTATATAGACGGGGCATGGAGCAGTATCTGGGTTAGGAATTATATAGACTGGGTATAGAGCCGTATCTGGGTTAGGGATTATAGACTGGGCAGTATCTGTGTTAGGGATTATATAGCCGTATCTGGGTTAGGGATTATATAGACGGGGTATGGAGCAGTATCTGTGTTAGGGATTATATAGACGGGGTATGGAGCCGTATCTGGGTTAGGGATTATATAGACGGGGTATGGAGCAGTATCTGGGTTAGGGATTATATAGACGGGGTATGGAACCTTATCTGGGTTAGGGATTATATAGACGGGGTATGGAGCAGTATCTGGGTTAGGGATTATATAGACGGGGTATGAAGCAGTATCTGGGTTAGGGATTATATAGACGGGGTATGGAGCAGTATCTGGGTTAGGGATTATATAGACGGGGTATGGAGCAGTATCTGGGTTAGGGATTATATAGACGGGGTATGGAGCAGTATCTGGGTTAGGGATTATATGGTGCAGTATCTGGGTTAGGGATTATGGAGCAGTATCTGGGTTAGGGATTATATAGACGGGGTATGGAGCCGTATCTGGGTTAGGGATTATATAGACGGGGTATGGAGCAGTATCTGGTTTAGCGATTATATAGACGGGGTATGGAGCCGTATCTGGGTTAGGGATTATATAGACGGGGTATGGAGCAGTATCTGGGTTAGGGATTATATAGACGGGGTATGAAGCAGTATCTGGGTTAGGGATTATATAGACGGGGTATGGAGCAGTATCTGGGTTAGGGATTATATAGACGGGGTATGGAGCCGTATCTGGGTTAGGGATTATATAGACGGGGTATGGAGCAGTATCTGGCTTAGCGATTATATAGACTGGGGATAGAGCCATATCTGGGTTAGGGATTATATAGACGGGGTATGGATTATATAGACGGGGTATGGAGCAGTATCTGGGTTAGGGATTATATAGATGGGGTATGGAGCAGTATCTGCTTTAGGGATTATATAGACGGGTATGGAGCAGTATCTGGGTTAGGGATTATATAGACGGGGTATGGAGCCGTATCTGGGTTAGGGATTATATAGACGGGGTATGGAGCAGTATCTGGGTTAGGGATTATATAGACGGGGTATGAAGCAGTATCTGGGTTAGGGATTATATAGACAGGGGATGGAGCAGTATCTGGGTTAGGGATTATATAGACGGGGTTTGGAGCCGTATCTGGGTTAGGGATTATATAGACGGGGTATGGAGCAGTATCTGGGTTAGGGATTATATAGACGGGGTATGGAGCAGTATCTGGTTTAGCGATTATATAGACGGGGTTATGGAGCCGTATCTGGGTTAGGGATTATATAGACGGGGTATGGAGCAGTATCTGGGTTAGGGATTATATAGACGGGGTATGAAGCAGTATCTGGGTTACGGATTATATAGACGGGGTATGGAGCAGTATCTGGGTTAGGGATTATATAGACGGGGTATGGAGCCGTATCTGGGTTAGGGATTATATAGACGGGGTATGGAGCAGTATCTGCCTTAGCGATTATATAGACTGGGGATAGAGCCATATCTGGGTTAGGGATTATATAGACGGGGTATGGATTATATAGACGGGGTATGGAGCAGTATCTGGGTTAGGGATTATATAGATGGGGTATGGAGCAGTATCTGGGTTAGGGATTATATAGACGGGTATGGAGCAGTATCTGGGTTAGGGATTATATAGACGGGGCATGGAGCAGTATCTGGGTTAGGGATTATATAGACTGGGTATAGAGCCGTATCTGGGTTAGGGATTATATAGACGGGGTATGGAGCAGTATCTGTGTTAGGGACTATATAGACGGGGTATGGAGACGTATCTGGGTTAGGGATTATATAGACGGGGTATGGAGCAGTATCTGGGTCAGGGAACATAGACGGGGTATGGAGCCGTATCTGGGTTAGGGATTATATAGACGGGGTATGGAGCAGTAACTGGCTTAGCGATTATATAGACGGGGTATGGAGCCGTATCTGGGTTAGGGATTATATAGACGGGGTATGGAGCAGTAACTGGCTTAGCGATTATATAGACGGGGTATGGAGCCGTATCTGGGTTAGGGATTATATAGACGGGGTATGGAGCAGTATCTGGGTTAGGGATTATATAGACGGGGTATGGAGCTGTATCTGGGTTAGGGATTATATAGACGGGGTATGGAGCAGTATCTGGGTTAGGGATTATATAGACGGGGTATGGAGCATTATCTGGGTTAGGGATTATATAGACAGGGTATGGAGCAGTATCTGGGTTAGGGATTATATAGACGGGGTATGGAGCAGTATCTGGGTTAGGGATTATATAGACGGGGTATGGAGCAGTATCTGGGTTAGGGATTATATAGATGGGGTATGAAGCAGTATCTGGGTTAGGGATTATATAGACGGGGTATGGAGCAGTATCTGGGTTAGGGATTATATAGACGGGGTATGGAGCCGTATCTGGGTTAGGGATTATATAGACGGGGTATGGAGCAGTATCTGGGTTAGGGATTATATAGACGGGGTATGGAGCAGTATCTGGGTTAGGGATTATATAGACGGGGTATGGAGCCGTATCTGGGTTAGGGATTATATAGACGGGGTATGGAGCAGTATCTGGTTTAGCGATTATATAGACGGGGTATGGAGCCGTATCTGGGTTAGGGATTATATAGACGGGGTATGGAGCAGTATCTGGGTTAGGGATTATATAGACGGGGTATGAAGCAGTATCTGGGTTAGGGATTATATAGACGGGGTATGGAGCAGTATCTGGGTTAGGGATTATATAGACGGGGTTTGGAGCAGTATCTGGGTTAGCGATTATATAGACGGGGTATGGAGCAGTATCTGGGTTAGGGATTATATAGACGGGGTATGGAGCAGTATCTGGGTTAGGGATTATATAGACGGGGTATGAAGCATTATCTGGGTTAGGGATTATATAGACGGGGTATGGAGCAGTATCTGGGTTAGGGATTATATAGACGGGGTATGGAGCCGTATCTGGGTTAGGGATTATATAGACGGGGTATGGAGCAGTATCTGGGTTAGGGATTATATAGACGGGGTATGGAGCAGTATCTGGGTTAGGGATTATATAGATGGGGTATGGAGCAGTATCAGGGTTAGGGATTATATAGTCGGGGTATGGAGCAGTATCTGGGTTAGGGATTATATAGACGAGATATGGAGCAGTATCTGGGTTAGggattatatagacaggtatggagCAGTGTCTGGGTTAGGGATTATATAGACGGGTATGGAGCAGTATCTGGGTTAGGGATTATATAGATGGGGTATGGAGCAGTATCTGGGTTAAGGATTATATAGGCGGGGTATGGAGCAGTATCTGGGTTAGggattatatagacaggtatggagCAGTATCTGGGTTAGGGATTTTATAGACGGGGTATGGAGCAGTATCTGGGTTCGGGATTATATAGACGGGGTATGGAGCAGTATCTGGGTGTTCATCGTCATCGTCATTATATCCAGAAACCTTGTTCCAGCAGCTCATGTTCCTCTGGGGGAACCAGCTGCCCCTCGTCAGACCACCTGTCTGAACTTCCTCTCTGATTCTGATGCTGAGGACAAAGAGGCTGCCGCTGGGACTTGAGATGAGACGGGTTcgagtgatgaagaggaggaggaagaggctgcCGCTGGAACTTGAGATGAGACGGGTTcgagtgatgaagaggaggaggaagaggctgcCGCTGGGACTTGAGATGAGACGGGTTcgagtgatgaagaggaggaggaggaagaggctgcCGCTGGGACTTGAGATGAGACGGGTCcgagtgatgaagaggaggaggaggaagaggctgcCGCTGGGACTTGAGATGAGACGGGTTcgagtgatgaagaggaggaggaggacgaagaGGCTGCCGCTGGGACTTGAGATGAGACGGGTCcgagtgatgaagaggaggaggaggaagaggctgcCGCTGGGACTTGAGATGAGGCGGGTCcgagtgatgaagaggaggaggaggaagaggctgcCGCTGGGACTTGAGATGAGACGGGTCcgagtgatgaagaggaggaggaggaagaagaggctgCCGCTGGGACTTGAGATGAGACGGGTCcgagtgatgaagaggaggaggaggaggaagaggctgcCGCTGGGACTTGAGATGAGGCGGGTCcgagtgatgaagaggaggaggaggaagaggctgcCGCTGGGACTTGAGATGAGGCGAGTCTGGCTGAAGaaggtgtagatgaaggggatgacCGGGTACTGAGCTTGTGAGAGAGGGCGGCTCTGCGGGTGCTACTGTATTCATctgaaacacacaaaaacacgcaGATAGTTTAAAACACAAAGCCCCCAACACTGGGTGGGAGgctgaaataaatacattttttcatgAGCGATTTGAGCAGTAATTTGTGTTTGGGGGCACAGTTCAGAAGGAGCCAGTACGGTGACTGAGAAGTGCCAAACCTCACCGTTCTACCGTGGTCCCTGAGCCTGATCTTGCGAGGGAAGCAGGGTAGACCCaggaaagaaacacacacagagaaacaccgCACTGACAAAACCAGCTGGACAATGCAGATCACGATCAGAGGAACCCACAGGATCAGTGTCATGCtctggaaagaggagagagacagatcagtttatctctctctctctctgtgtatctgtctctctctgtgtgtgtctctctctctctctctctctctctctctctctgtgtgtgcgcatctgtctctctctctctctctctctctctctttctctctctctgtgtgtgtgtgtgtgtgcatctgtctctctctctgagtgcatctgtctctctctctgtctctgtctctctctctgtgttctctctctgtgtgtgtctctctctctctctctcaagtatgatgccaaggtacttaaaatcggataccaccaggtgaaattgttaggttagattacttagatattgctgcatggtcaaaactagaagcacaagcatttcgctacactcacattaacatctgctaaccatgtgtatgtgactaatacaatttgatttgatggtgACACTGACCACTTCCTGCTGACCTCTTGACCACCCCTCCACATGACCCAGTGACCAGACCACATGACCCACTGACCAGACCACCCCTCCACATGACCCAGTGACCAGACCACATGACCCAGTGACCAGACCACATGACCCACTGACCAGACCACATGACCCACTGACCAGACCACATGACCCACTGACCAGACCACATGACACACTGACCAGACCACATGACACACTGACCAGACCACCCCTCCACATGACCCACTGACCAGACCACGTGACCCACTGACCAGACCACATGACCCACTGACCAGACCACATGACCCACTGACTAGACCACATGACCCACTGACCAGACCACATGACCCACTGACTAGACCACATGACCCACTGACCAGACCACATGACCCACTGACCAGACCACATGACCCACTGACTAGACCACATGACCCACTGACCAGACCACATGACCCACTGACTAGACCACATGACCCACTGACCAGACCACATGACCCACTGACCAGACCACATGACCCACTGACTCCATATGTGACTTACATAAACGCGTGTGTGGTCGAAAGGGCACTCGTTAGTGATGCTGGCGTAGCCAATAGCGTTGGGGAACCGGCAGTGAGTCAGGAGGCTCCGCCCACCATTAACTGTGACCCTCACCACAGAAACGGTGAGGCCAATCACAGACGCTGTGGCCAGGAGACTACCAAACAGGCTGACCACGAACAACGAccatgtctgagagagagagagagagagagagagagagagagagagagagagagacagagacagagacagagacagagacagagacagagacagagacagagagacagaaagacagaaatacagagtgtgtgtgtgagagacagagagagagagagagagagagagagagagagagagagagagacagagtgtgtgtgtgagagagtgtgagagagagacagagtgtgtgtgtgtgagagacagagacagagagagagagagacagaatgtgtgtgtgtgagagagtgtgagagacagagtgtgtgtgtgtgagagacagagacagagagagagagagagacagaatgtgtgtgtgagaggacatctactttgtacatgacacaagtaaattttccaacaattgtttacagacaagattatttcacttataattcactgtatcacaatttcagtgggttagaagttgacatacacttgactgtgcctttaaacagtttgggaaattccagaaaatgatgtcatggctttagaagcttctgataggataattgacatcatttgagtcaattggaggtttccctgtggatgtatttcaaggtctaccttcaaactcagtgcctctttgcttggcatcatggtacaatcaaaagaaatcagccaagacctaaaataaaagtctggttcatccttgggagccattgttaaacgcctgaaggtaccacgttcatctgtacaaacaatagtacgcaggtataaacaccatgggaccacacagcatcatacccctcaggaaggagacaaagtcaaggtattggagtgaccatcacgaagccctgacctcgatcctatagaaaatatgtgggcagaactgaaaaaggaggcctacaaacctgactcagttacaccagctctgtcaggaggaatgaggcctataaacctgactcagttacaccagctctgtcaggagaaatgaggcctacaaacctgactcagttacaccagctctgtcaggagaaatgaggcctacaaacctgactcagttacaccagctctgtcaggaggaatgaggcctacaaacctgactcagttacaccagctctgtcaggagaaatgggccaaaattcacccaacttactgtgggaagcttgtggaaggctacccgaaacgtttgacccaagttaaacaatttaaaggcaatgctaccaaattattatttttttatttttttatttttttttacctttatttaactaggcaagtcagttaagaacaaattcttattttcaatgacggcctaggaacagtgggttaactgtctgttcaggggcagaacgacagatttgtaccttgtcagctctggggtttgaacttgtaatactaattgagtgtatgtaaacttctgacccactgggaatgtgacaaaagaaataaaagctgagataaatcattctctctactattattctgacatttcacattcttaaaataaagtggtgatcctaactgacctaacacagggaatttttaccaggattatAAATGTCAGAATTTgagaaaaactgagattaaatgtagttggctaaggtgtatgtaaacttccgacttcaactgtattatatTGAGTAAACATCAGTAACATCACCGGACAGTGAGTAGAAGGACACAGAAAGAAacatcagtaactcaccagcACTCTGCTCTTCTTGTTATTAGACCGGAGGATGGTCAGCgttcctacaacaacaccctacagggatatattacagagatagttattagacAGGAGGATGCCAGCATTCCTATAACTACACcctacagggatatattacagagatagttattagacAGGAGGATGGCCAgcattcctacaacaacaccctacagggatatattacagagatagttattagacAGGAGGATGGCCAGCATTCCTTcaacaacaccctacagggatatattacagagatagttattagacaggaggatgccagcattcctacaacaacaccctacagggatatattacagagatagttattagacaggaggatgccagcattcctacaactacaccctacagggatatattacagagatagttattagacCGGAGGATGGCCAGCATTCCTACAACTACACcctacagggatatattacagagatagttattagacCGGAGGATGG
Above is a genomic segment from Oncorhynchus masou masou isolate Uvic2021 chromosome 12, UVic_Omas_1.1, whole genome shotgun sequence containing:
- the LOC135549499 gene encoding uncharacterized protein LOC135549499 isoform X1, with the protein product MTFTFSGRCCASLEQPKALMKMGLSMVLVGHVNFLLGALVHGAVLRHINLNTRAHTVAYSISNIMALTTGLVGVVVGTLTILRSNNKKSRVLTWSLFVVSLFGSLLATASVIGLTVSVVRVTVNGGRSLLTHCRFPNAIGYASITNECPFDHTRVYSMTLILWVPLIVICIVQLVLSVRCFSVCVSFLGLPCFPRKIRLRDHGRTMNTVAPAEPPSLTSSVPGHPLHLHLLQPDSPHLKSQRQPLPPPPLHHSDPPHLKSQRQPLPPPPPLHHSDPSHLKSQRQPLLPPPPLHHSDPSHLKSQRQPLPPPPLHHSDPPHLKSQRQPLPPPPLHHSDPSHLKSQRQPLRPPPPLHHSNPSHLKSQRQPLPPPPLHHSDPSHLKSQRQPLPPPPLHHSNPSHLKSQRQPLPPPLHHSNPSHLKFQRQPLPPPLHHSNPSHLKSQRQPLCPQHQNQRGSSDRWSDEGQLVPPEEHELLEQGFWI
- the LOC135549499 gene encoding uncharacterized protein LOC135549499 isoform X3 → MTFTFSGRCCASLEQPKALMKMGLSMVLVGHVNFLLGALVHGAVLRHINLNTRAHTVAYSISNIMALTTGLVGVVVGTLTILRSNNKKSRVLTWSLFVVSLFGSLLATASVIGLTVSVVRVTVNGGRSLLTHCRFPNAIGYASITNECPFDHTRVYMNTVAPAEPPSLTSSVPGHPLHLHLLQPDSPHLKSQRQPLPPPPLHHSDPPHLKSQRQPLPPPPPLHHSDPSHLKSQRQPLLPPPPLHHSDPSHLKSQRQPLPPPPLHHSDPPHLKSQRQPLPPPPLHHSDPSHLKSQRQPLRPPPPLHHSNPSHLKSQRQPLPPPPLHHSDPSHLKSQRQPLPPPPLHHSNPSHLKSQRQPLPPPLHHSNPSHLKFQRQPLPPPLHHSNPSHLKSQRQPLCPQHQNQRGSSDRWSDEGQLVPPEEHELLEQGFWI
- the LOC135549499 gene encoding uncharacterized protein LOC135549499 isoform X2: MANTGRCCASLEQPKALMKMGLSMVLVGHVNFLLGALVHGAVLRHINLNTRAHTVAYSISNIMALTTGLVGVVVGTLTILRSNNKKSRVLTWSLFVVSLFGSLLATASVIGLTVSVVRVTVNGGRSLLTHCRFPNAIGYASITNECPFDHTRVYSMTLILWVPLIVICIVQLVLSVRCFSVCVSFLGLPCFPRKIRLRDHGRTMNTVAPAEPPSLTSSVPGHPLHLHLLQPDSPHLKSQRQPLPPPPLHHSDPPHLKSQRQPLPPPPPLHHSDPSHLKSQRQPLLPPPPLHHSDPSHLKSQRQPLPPPPLHHSDPPHLKSQRQPLPPPPLHHSDPSHLKSQRQPLRPPPPLHHSNPSHLKSQRQPLPPPPLHHSDPSHLKSQRQPLPPPPLHHSNPSHLKSQRQPLPPPLHHSNPSHLKFQRQPLPPPLHHSNPSHLKSQRQPLCPQHQNQRGSSDRWSDEGQLVPPEEHELLEQGFWI
- the LOC135549499 gene encoding uncharacterized protein LOC135549499 isoform X4 translates to MTFTFSGRCCASLEQPKALMKMGLSMVLVGHVNFLLGALVHGAVLRHINLNTRAHTVAYSISNIMALTTGLVGVVVGTLTILRSNNKKSRVLSMTLILWVPLIVICIVQLVLSVRCFSVCVSFLGLPCFPRKIRLRDHGRTMNTVAPAEPPSLTSSVPGHPLHLHLLQPDSPHLKSQRQPLPPPPLHHSDPPHLKSQRQPLPPPPPLHHSDPSHLKSQRQPLLPPPPLHHSDPSHLKSQRQPLPPPPLHHSDPPHLKSQRQPLPPPPLHHSDPSHLKSQRQPLRPPPPLHHSNPSHLKSQRQPLPPPPLHHSDPSHLKSQRQPLPPPPLHHSNPSHLKSQRQPLPPPLHHSNPSHLKFQRQPLPPPLHHSNPSHLKSQRQPLCPQHQNQRGSSDRWSDEGQLVPPEEHELLEQGFWI